From Bosea sp. NBC_00550, the proteins below share one genomic window:
- a CDS encoding YfjI family protein — protein MAFDPIDLTDLSLKPAQLAPALLLSRREQVRRQYSDRPLPLFPQPAAAAPYPVASLGPCLRQAAEAISAKVQAPIELAAQSVLGTAALAAQAHYDVRLPYGQVRPCSLFLVTIAASGDRKSSADNESNWPVRTHEKRLREDHDILFREWKIDFAAWAATKRKIENDAKIDHDERRDRLADLGDEPRRPLSPVLTSGDITPDGLTKNWRHMHGALGVFSAEGGQFTAGHGMDDANRLRTAAMLSGLWDGNGAVRIRAGDGITLLSGRRLSAHLMVQPEAAGGFLSDRTLRDQGLLSRVLLAAPLSIAGKRLYRTASLDQEHAISDYGKRVLALLERPARSLSGGANELDPVTLNMSAEAEAKWIAFFNHVEAQSGPEGDLKLIRDVAAKAAENAARIAAVIAAVEKGYTDHIGLASMLCGIALAGWYLREALRLAHASRLDPKLMRAQTLLDWLRARDRPEIGFREILQLGPTATRTKAAADDATTLLLAHGWVREINARPKRFLLLDDGGE, from the coding sequence ATGGCCTTTGATCCGATCGACCTTACCGACCTTTCCCTCAAGCCGGCGCAATTGGCGCCGGCTCTGCTCCTTAGCCGGAGAGAACAGGTTCGGCGCCAGTATTCCGATCGGCCCTTGCCCCTGTTCCCGCAGCCTGCCGCCGCAGCGCCCTATCCTGTCGCTAGCCTTGGGCCTTGTCTTCGGCAGGCTGCTGAGGCGATCTCGGCGAAGGTGCAGGCGCCGATCGAGCTTGCCGCTCAGTCCGTGCTCGGCACAGCGGCGCTGGCAGCTCAGGCCCACTACGACGTGCGCTTGCCCTACGGCCAGGTTCGGCCCTGTAGTCTGTTCCTAGTCACCATCGCCGCATCCGGCGACAGGAAATCTAGCGCTGACAATGAATCCAACTGGCCTGTTCGGACGCATGAAAAGCGCCTTCGCGAGGACCACGACATTCTTTTCCGGGAATGGAAGATCGATTTTGCCGCTTGGGCCGCGACGAAGCGCAAGATCGAGAATGATGCAAAGATCGACCATGACGAACGGCGTGATCGTCTTGCCGATCTCGGCGACGAGCCACGACGGCCGTTGTCGCCTGTCCTGACATCTGGCGACATCACGCCCGATGGCTTGACAAAGAACTGGCGCCACATGCACGGGGCTCTCGGCGTCTTTTCAGCCGAGGGGGGGCAATTCACTGCCGGCCACGGCATGGACGATGCTAACCGCCTCCGCACGGCCGCGATGCTGTCCGGGCTGTGGGATGGAAATGGCGCTGTCCGCATCCGCGCTGGCGACGGCATCACGCTCCTGTCGGGGCGTCGGCTCTCTGCGCATCTTATGGTCCAGCCCGAGGCAGCGGGTGGCTTCCTCTCCGACCGGACCCTGCGCGATCAAGGCTTGCTCTCGCGCGTGCTGCTGGCGGCGCCGCTCTCGATCGCCGGAAAGCGGCTCTACAGGACCGCGAGCCTTGATCAGGAGCATGCCATCTCTGACTACGGCAAGCGGGTCTTGGCCTTGCTGGAGAGGCCTGCGCGCAGCCTTTCCGGCGGCGCCAACGAACTCGACCCGGTCACACTAAACATGTCGGCCGAGGCCGAGGCAAAATGGATTGCGTTCTTCAACCACGTCGAGGCCCAGAGCGGTCCCGAAGGTGATCTCAAGCTCATTCGAGATGTCGCGGCAAAGGCGGCGGAAAACGCCGCTCGCATCGCGGCCGTCATCGCTGCTGTGGAGAAGGGATACACGGATCACATCGGGCTCGCATCCATGCTGTGCGGCATCGCCCTGGCAGGCTGGTATCTGCGCGAGGCGCTGCGTCTTGCCCATGCGTCGCGTCTCGACCCGAAGCTGATGCGTGCTCAGACGTTGCTCGATTGGCTGCGCGCGCGTGATAGACCGGAGATTGGCTTTCGAGAAATCTTGCAGCTGGGACCGACAGCCACCCGGACCAAAGCCGCAGCCGATGATGCGACCACCCTACTTCTAGCTCACGGCTGGGTTCGTGAGATCAACGCCCGGCCTAAGCGTTTCCTGCTTCTCGATGATGGAGGAGAGTAA
- a CDS encoding tyrosine-type recombinase/integrase, whose amino-acid sequence MGLGGISRTSLAEAREAASVARKLVSSGVNPIEFKKAAAAEKKPMTFGEFADDMLVSILPGYKNVRHQAQWKRALVHYAEPIRGKVLGDITTEDILKILQPLWHTKQETASRVRGRIERVLAAAKAKNEIRSPWENPARWRGHLKELLSQRRKLSRGHHAAMPYPDVPDFVAELRQRDATAATALEFAILNASRSNEALGARWDEIDLKLKIWTVPPERMKGGKAHRVPLSAAALHVIEKQAAAKISAFVFPGQKPDRPLSGMAMEMLLRRMGASAFTQHGFRSSFRDWCGECTPFAREIAEAALSHTVGDEAEQAYRRGDALEKRRKLMEAWSRFISTPKADAKIVPLSPAKAW is encoded by the coding sequence TTGGGGCTGGGCGGCATCAGCAGGACTTCTCTCGCTGAGGCTCGTGAGGCCGCGTCTGTAGCGCGGAAGCTCGTATCGTCCGGCGTCAACCCGATCGAGTTCAAGAAAGCGGCCGCCGCAGAAAAGAAGCCGATGACGTTCGGCGAGTTCGCTGATGACATGCTCGTCTCCATCCTGCCCGGCTACAAAAACGTCCGGCATCAAGCTCAGTGGAAGCGGGCGCTGGTGCACTACGCCGAACCGATCCGGGGGAAAGTGCTGGGCGATATCACCACCGAGGACATCCTTAAGATCCTCCAGCCGTTGTGGCACACAAAACAGGAGACAGCGTCCCGCGTGCGCGGGCGGATCGAGAGAGTGTTGGCGGCTGCGAAGGCCAAAAACGAGATTCGCTCGCCTTGGGAAAACCCAGCGCGATGGCGCGGCCATTTGAAAGAGCTGCTGTCTCAGCGGAGAAAGCTTTCGCGCGGCCACCACGCCGCCATGCCCTATCCCGACGTGCCTGATTTTGTTGCCGAACTTCGCCAGCGCGACGCGACCGCCGCTACTGCCCTGGAGTTCGCGATTCTCAATGCCAGTCGATCCAACGAAGCGCTCGGCGCACGGTGGGACGAGATCGACTTGAAACTGAAAATCTGGACGGTTCCGCCTGAGCGTATGAAGGGCGGCAAGGCCCATCGGGTACCCCTAAGCGCGGCCGCGCTTCATGTGATCGAGAAGCAGGCGGCCGCTAAGATCAGCGCTTTTGTATTCCCGGGTCAGAAGCCCGACCGACCACTTTCGGGCATGGCTATGGAAATGCTGCTTCGCCGAATGGGCGCGTCTGCATTCACTCAGCACGGCTTCCGGTCATCATTCCGGGATTGGTGCGGCGAGTGCACGCCGTTCGCTCGCGAGATAGCCGAGGCGGCACTTTCGCACACGGTAGGTGACGAGGCCGAGCAGGCCTATAGACGCGGCGACGCATTGGAAAAGCGGCGGAAGCTCATGGAAGCTTGGAGCCGTTTCATCAGCACGCCGAAGGCAGATGCCAAAATCGTTCCGCTCTCACCAGCGAAGGCCTGGTAG
- a CDS encoding RNA pyrophosphohydrolase: protein MTETAPEGYRPCVGLALFNAEGLVFIGRRADKTKREHVAPGHAWQMPQGGIDKGETPLEAARRELMEETNVTSVELLAEAPGWLTYDLPGDIGKEAWKGRWRGQTQKWFAFRFVGADDEINILTPAGGHKAEFDAWRWARLDETPELIIPFKQGVYRQVARHFAPFAER, encoded by the coding sequence ATGACCGAGACCGCCCCCGAAGGCTATCGTCCCTGCGTCGGGCTCGCCTTGTTCAATGCCGAGGGGCTCGTCTTCATCGGCCGGCGCGCCGACAAGACGAAGCGCGAGCATGTCGCGCCGGGCCATGCCTGGCAGATGCCGCAGGGCGGGATCGACAAGGGCGAAACCCCGCTGGAGGCCGCCCGCCGCGAGCTCATGGAGGAAACCAACGTCACCTCCGTCGAGCTGCTCGCCGAGGCACCAGGCTGGCTGACCTACGATTTGCCCGGCGATATCGGCAAGGAGGCCTGGAAAGGCCGCTGGCGCGGCCAGACGCAGAAATGGTTCGCCTTCCGCTTCGTCGGCGCCGATGACGAGATCAACATCCTCACCCCGGCGGGCGGCCACAAGGCCGAGTTCGACGCCTGGCGCTGGGCGCGGCTCGACGAGACGCCGGAGCTGATCATCCCGTTCAAGCAGGGCGTCTACCGGCAGGTCGCCAGGCATTTCGCGCCCTTCGCCGAGCGCTGA
- a CDS encoding divergent polysaccharide deacetylase family protein — MAGTPLTELNRPLGQDRAAPSGKPWGRWSATAAAACVGTVILGLLLVAAIRRDPEGGEPVAVASIEKRAAPVASIPPSNDTPLAASRGPASAAQLENSAGVTVVRAGEDAPGAIIITVPDEAGAIKLASAPDSRLTERTRYGLLPKLGADGATPAKIYARPLGPEPGAKPAGRIALLIGGLGISQNGTADAIAKLPGPVSLAFAPYGTELERTVQRARSEGHEIFLQLPMEPFDYPDNDPGPHTLLTGPKAQDNLDRLHWSLGRFTGYVGIVNFLGGRLTSDEGALSPILRELAGRGLMVVDDGSSPRSLLAASATRAQIPALKIDRVIDSVTRADAIDKELAALEALARDQGIVVASASALPVSIERINRWAQSLEAKKIALVPVSAARGFRSPKTTGSLSTGSQR, encoded by the coding sequence TTGGCCGGAACGCCGCTGACGGAGCTCAATCGGCCGCTCGGCCAGGATCGAGCCGCGCCCTCCGGCAAGCCGTGGGGCCGCTGGTCTGCGACTGCAGCCGCAGCCTGCGTCGGTACCGTGATACTCGGCCTCCTGCTGGTTGCTGCGATCCGCCGCGACCCAGAAGGCGGCGAGCCCGTCGCCGTCGCCTCCATAGAAAAGCGGGCGGCCCCCGTCGCCTCCATCCCGCCCAGCAACGATACGCCTCTTGCCGCCTCGCGCGGGCCGGCGAGCGCTGCGCAGCTCGAGAACAGCGCCGGCGTGACGGTGGTGCGCGCGGGCGAGGATGCGCCCGGCGCCATCATCATCACCGTTCCCGACGAAGCCGGCGCCATCAAGCTTGCTTCCGCCCCCGACAGCCGCCTCACCGAACGCACCCGCTACGGCCTGCTGCCGAAGCTCGGCGCGGACGGCGCGACGCCTGCGAAGATCTATGCCCGCCCCCTCGGCCCGGAGCCGGGGGCGAAACCGGCCGGCCGCATCGCCCTGCTCATCGGCGGCCTCGGCATCAGCCAGAATGGCACCGCCGACGCCATCGCCAAGCTGCCCGGGCCGGTCTCGCTGGCCTTCGCGCCCTATGGCACCGAGCTCGAACGCACTGTCCAGCGCGCCCGCAGCGAAGGCCACGAGATCTTCCTGCAATTGCCGATGGAGCCTTTCGACTATCCCGACAACGACCCCGGCCCGCATACGCTGCTGACCGGGCCCAAGGCGCAGGACAATCTCGACAGGCTGCACTGGTCGCTCGGCCGCTTCACCGGCTATGTCGGCATCGTCAATTTCCTCGGCGGCCGTTTGACCTCGGACGAAGGCGCCCTCTCGCCGATCCTGCGCGAGCTTGCGGGCCGCGGCCTGATGGTCGTCGACGATGGTTCCTCGCCGCGCAGCTTGCTGGCCGCCTCCGCCACGCGCGCACAGATCCCCGCCTTGAAGATCGACCGGGTTATCGATTCCGTCACCCGCGCCGACGCCATCGACAAGGAGCTCGCAGCGCTGGAAGCGCTGGCACGCGATCAGGGCATCGTCGTCGCCTCGGCCAGCGCCCTGCCGGTCTCGATCGAGCGGATCAATCGCTGGGCCCAATCATTGGAAGCCAAGAAGATCGCGCTCGTCCCCGTCAGCGCCGCGCGCGGCTTCCGCAGCCCCAAGACCACCGGATCACTCTCCACCGGATCGCAGCGATGA
- a CDS encoding S41 family peptidase has translation MRKVSLVLAGAIMGAGLTGLATQTRLLSSTSAVAASAEVYRSLNLFGDIFEKIRTDYVDKPDEQKLIEAAINGMVSSLDPHSSYLDSKAFRDMDTDMRGQFGGLGIEVTMEDGVLKVAKPIRDTPASKAGILANDIIRQIDGTEVKGLSLTQAVEKMRGLINTQVTLKVERPGKTEPLEFTLTRSTIVVPAVEERVEGDIGYIRIGTFSEQTYDGLRKAIDKLSNEIGADKLKGYVIDLRNNRGGRLDQSVLVSDAFLDRGKIVSTRGRNAEETQVFNAKSGDLTKGKPVVVLINGSSASAAEIVAGALQDHKRAVVMGTRSFGKGSVQTVIPLGSNGGLRLTTARYYTPSGNSIQAKGITPDIEVQQDIPQEIKDKLVENKGEAALKGHLKAGEGEEQSGSASYVPNDAAKDTQLIAAFNQLRGVKKDAAAPAEKPAADPAPTAAAPAAPEAPKQPN, from the coding sequence ATGCGCAAGGTTTCCCTCGTTCTCGCCGGCGCCATCATGGGTGCGGGCCTGACCGGACTGGCTACTCAGACGAGGCTGCTCAGCTCGACCAGTGCTGTCGCCGCCTCGGCGGAGGTCTACCGCAGCCTCAATCTCTTCGGTGACATCTTCGAGAAGATCCGCACCGACTATGTCGACAAGCCGGACGAGCAGAAGCTGATCGAGGCCGCCATCAACGGCATGGTCTCCTCGCTCGATCCGCATTCGTCCTATCTGGACTCCAAGGCCTTCCGCGACATGGACACGGACATGCGTGGCCAGTTCGGCGGCCTCGGCATCGAGGTGACGATGGAGGACGGCGTCCTCAAGGTCGCCAAGCCGATCCGCGACACGCCCGCCTCCAAGGCCGGCATCCTGGCCAACGACATCATCCGCCAGATCGACGGCACCGAGGTGAAGGGCCTGTCCCTGACCCAGGCGGTCGAGAAGATGCGCGGGCTGATCAACACCCAGGTCACGCTCAAGGTCGAGCGGCCGGGCAAGACCGAGCCGCTCGAATTCACCCTGACCCGCTCGACCATCGTCGTGCCCGCGGTCGAGGAGCGCGTCGAGGGCGACATCGGCTACATCCGCATCGGCACCTTCTCCGAGCAGACCTATGACGGCCTGCGCAAGGCCATCGACAAGCTCTCGAACGAGATCGGCGCCGACAAGCTCAAGGGCTACGTCATCGACCTCCGCAACAACCGCGGCGGGCGCCTCGACCAGTCCGTGCTGGTCTCCGACGCCTTCCTCGATCGCGGCAAGATCGTCTCGACGCGCGGCCGCAACGCCGAGGAGACGCAGGTCTTCAACGCGAAGTCGGGCGATCTGACCAAGGGCAAGCCGGTCGTCGTGCTGATCAACGGCTCCTCCGCCTCGGCGGCCGAGATCGTGGCCGGCGCGCTGCAGGACCACAAGCGCGCCGTCGTGATGGGCACGCGCTCCTTCGGCAAGGGCTCGGTCCAAACCGTGATCCCGCTCGGCTCGAACGGCGGCCTGCGCCTGACTACGGCGCGCTACTACACGCCGTCGGGCAACTCGATCCAGGCCAAGGGCATCACGCCGGACATCGAGGTCCAGCAGGACATCCCGCAGGAGATCAAGGACAAGCTCGTCGAGAACAAGGGCGAGGCGGCGCTGAAAGGCCATCTCAAGGCCGGCGAGGGCGAGGAGCAGTCCGGTTCCGCCTCCTATGTCCCGAACGACGCGGCCAAGGACACCCAGCTGATCGCGGCCTTCAACCAGCTGCGTGGCGTCAAGAAGGACGCTGCCGCACCGGCCGAAAAGCCGGCGGCCGACCCGGCTCCGACCGCTGCGGCCCCCGCCGCCCCGGAAGCCCCGAAGCAGCCGAACTGA
- a CDS encoding murein hydrolase activator EnvC family protein encodes MNLAALLIRSGLGRPGLAALLAVALLGTPALAQGNAPDPDALAREAMQKLVEKQAREAELKAIEQRLAGNTEARAGLEKEIAAIRADRAALNKALLDTTARTQAGEERLGALEKRLALLQSSETAIRRSLEGRRGLIAEVLAALQRIGRSPPPAVLVRPEDILEAVRASMLLGAVVPDLRQEIEILATDLGELVRLRDGIATEKIKIGEEMQQLAGERQRLASLIEARRERETSAAKDVEAQRALGSELAGQARSMRDFVEKIEKEISVANRAADAARQAIEQETREQRERMTALAFKDPARLAPKIAFGDARGLLALPVAGSRLRGFGDPDGAGGTIRGISLETRPNALVSAPSDAWVVYAGPFRSFGQLLILNAGGGYYILLAGMQRIDVALNQFVLAGEPVAMMGETSEAAATTVGVGTGQPVLYIEFRKDGVSVDPSPWWTKLQGEKVRG; translated from the coding sequence ATGAACCTTGCCGCCCTGCTGATTCGCTCCGGGCTGGGCCGTCCGGGCCTCGCCGCCCTGCTGGCCGTGGCATTGCTCGGCACGCCGGCCCTCGCACAGGGCAACGCGCCGGATCCGGACGCTCTCGCCCGTGAGGCGATGCAGAAGCTTGTGGAGAAGCAGGCGCGCGAAGCCGAGCTCAAGGCGATCGAACAGCGCCTCGCCGGCAATACCGAGGCCCGCGCCGGTCTGGAGAAGGAGATCGCCGCGATCCGCGCCGACCGTGCCGCGCTCAACAAGGCCCTGCTCGACACCACCGCAAGGACGCAGGCCGGCGAGGAGCGGCTGGGCGCGCTGGAGAAGCGCCTCGCCTTGCTGCAATCCAGCGAGACCGCGATTCGCCGCTCGCTCGAGGGCCGGCGCGGCCTGATCGCCGAGGTGCTGGCAGCGCTGCAACGCATCGGGCGAAGCCCGCCGCCGGCTGTGCTGGTGCGCCCCGAGGATATCCTCGAAGCGGTGCGGGCCTCGATGCTGCTCGGCGCCGTCGTCCCCGATCTGCGCCAGGAGATCGAGATCCTCGCGACCGATCTCGGCGAGCTGGTGCGGCTGCGCGACGGCATCGCCACCGAGAAGATCAAGATCGGCGAGGAGATGCAGCAGCTCGCGGGCGAACGCCAGCGCCTGGCCTCCCTGATCGAGGCAAGACGCGAGCGCGAGACCTCGGCGGCGAAGGATGTCGAGGCCCAGCGCGCGCTGGGCAGCGAGCTCGCCGGCCAGGCCCGGTCGATGCGCGATTTCGTCGAGAAGATCGAGAAGGAGATCTCGGTCGCCAACAGGGCGGCCGACGCCGCGCGCCAGGCGATCGAGCAGGAGACCCGCGAGCAGCGCGAGCGCATGACGGCGCTCGCCTTCAAGGACCCGGCCCGTCTCGCCCCGAAGATCGCCTTCGGCGATGCCAGGGGGCTGCTCGCGCTGCCTGTCGCGGGATCACGATTGCGTGGTTTCGGCGATCCCGACGGTGCCGGCGGCACAATTCGCGGAATTTCGCTCGAGACCCGGCCCAATGCCCTAGTTTCGGCGCCTTCAGACGCTTGGGTGGTTTATGCGGGGCCGTTCCGTTCGTTCGGGCAACTCTTGATCCTGAACGCTGGGGGGGGATACTACATATTGCTTGCCGGCATGCAGCGGATCGATGTCGCGCTCAATCAGTTCGTGCTGGCGGGAGAGCCGGTTGCGATGATGGGCGAAACATCGGAAGCTGCCGCGACGACAGTAGGAGTGGGAACCGGCCAGCCGGTCCTGTATATCGAATTCAGGAAAGACGGCGTTTCGGTCGACCCGAGCCCGTGGTGGACGAAATTGCAAGGCGAAAAGGTTCGCGGATGA
- the rlmH gene encoding 23S rRNA (pseudouridine(1915)-N(3))-methyltransferase RlmH, with translation MRLAVIAVGRLKDGPERELCERYRERGVALGRGIGLSGPDIVEITEGRGRRPDERKREEAQAILGKAQPGLLIALDERGRPLGSDAFASRIAAARDSGVGHASLVIGGADGLSEEIRDKADITLAFGALTIPHQIVRALVLEQLYRAMTIIAGHPYHRA, from the coding sequence ATGCGGCTCGCAGTCATCGCCGTCGGCCGGCTCAAGGATGGGCCGGAGCGGGAGCTCTGCGAGCGCTACCGCGAGCGCGGCGTCGCGCTCGGCCGGGGCATCGGCCTGAGCGGTCCCGACATCGTCGAGATCACCGAGGGCCGGGGCCGGCGCCCTGACGAGCGCAAGCGCGAGGAGGCGCAAGCCATCCTCGGCAAGGCGCAGCCCGGCCTGCTGATCGCCCTCGACGAGCGCGGCCGCCCTCTCGGCAGCGACGCCTTCGCCAGCCGCATCGCCGCCGCCCGCGATTCAGGCGTCGGCCATGCCAGCCTCGTGATCGGCGGTGCCGACGGGCTGAGCGAGGAGATCCGCGACAAGGCCGACATCACCCTGGCCTTCGGCGCCCTGACGATCCCGCACCAGATCGTGCGGGCGCTCGTGCTCGAACAGCTCTATCGGGCGATGACGATCATCGCCGGACACCCCTATCATCGCGCATGA
- the rsfS gene encoding ribosome silencing factor encodes MPLPQAAIADNPSADSIALAQRVLEDMKAEDITVIDLVGKTSLADAMIIASGNVNRHVAAISDALIEALKGSGLPAPNVEGMPACDWVLIDTGDIIIHVFRPEVRQFYNLEKMWGTDRPNERLDS; translated from the coding sequence ATGCCGCTTCCCCAGGCCGCTATCGCAGACAACCCCTCTGCCGATAGCATCGCCCTCGCGCAACGTGTCCTCGAAGACATGAAGGCTGAGGACATCACGGTGATCGACCTCGTTGGCAAGACATCTCTGGCCGACGCGATGATCATCGCCTCGGGCAACGTCAACCGCCATGTCGCCGCCATCTCCGACGCGCTGATCGAAGCCCTGAAGGGCTCGGGCCTCCCCGCGCCCAACGTCGAGGGCATGCCTGCCTGCGACTGGGTGCTGATCGATACCGGCGACATCATCATCCACGTCTTCCGGCCCGAAGTGCGCCAGTTCTACAATCTCGAGAAGATGTGGGGCACCGACCGGCCGAACGAACGCCTCGATAGCTGA
- a CDS encoding nicotinate-nucleotide adenylyltransferase: MTNEHLRLPPHAPGLCIGLFGGSFNPAHDGHRLASLTALRRLQLDRVWWLVTPGNPLKDNAKLPPLAERIRQARGVANHARIQVTGIEAMLRTRYTADTLRALKRRCPGVNFVWIMGSDNLAGFHRWAEWRTIARMMPIAIIDRPGSTHSAMASPAANWLSRWRIPENQAASLPRTRPPAWVFLHGKRSALSSTMLRRQAGRD, encoded by the coding sequence ATGACGAACGAGCATCTGCGCCTGCCGCCCCATGCGCCGGGGCTGTGCATCGGCCTGTTCGGCGGCAGCTTTAACCCCGCCCATGACGGCCACCGGCTCGCCAGCCTGACCGCGCTGCGCCGGCTCCAGCTCGACCGTGTCTGGTGGCTGGTCACGCCGGGCAACCCGCTGAAGGACAATGCGAAATTGCCGCCGCTAGCCGAGCGCATAAGGCAGGCTCGCGGCGTCGCCAACCATGCCCGCATCCAGGTCACCGGCATCGAGGCGATGCTGCGCACCCGCTATACCGCCGACACGCTGCGCGCGCTGAAGCGGCGCTGCCCGGGCGTCAACTTCGTCTGGATCATGGGCTCCGACAATCTCGCCGGCTTCCATCGCTGGGCCGAGTGGCGGACGATCGCCCGGATGATGCCGATCGCCATCATCGACCGGCCGGGTTCGACCCACAGCGCCATGGCCTCGCCCGCCGCCAACTGGCTGTCGCGCTGGCGCATTCCGGAGAATCAGGCGGCGAGCCTGCCGCGCACGCGACCCCCTGCCTGGGTTTTCCTGCACGGCAAGCGCTCGGCGCTGTCTTCGACCATGCTGCGCCGTCAGGCTGGCCGCGATTGA
- a CDS encoding glutamate-5-semialdehyde dehydrogenase, with protein sequence MHEIGRRARAAARRIALAPAAQRNAALVAMADALRARSARILAANAQDLADGKAAGLSGSFMDRLALDEKRLAAIADAVADVAGLPDPLGRVLAEWTRPNGLRFERVATPLGIIAVIFESRPNVTADAGALCLKSGNAAILRAGSDSFRSSTEIAAAMREGLEAADLPADAIQLVPTRDRAAVGEILAGLSGNVDVVVPRGGKSLVARVQSEARVPVFAHLDGNCHVYVHAQADLAIARDILLNAKLRRTGVCGAAETLLVDEACAGTHLAPLVAALLEAGCAVRGDAASLSVHARVTPASEEDWSTEYLDRIIAVKTVAGLDAAIDHIERYGSHHTDAIVTADEAAAARFLAEVDSAIVIHNASTQFADGGEFGFGAEIGIATGRMHARGPVGVEQLCSFKYRVHGAGQIRP encoded by the coding sequence ATGCATGAGATCGGCCGGCGCGCCCGCGCCGCCGCGCGCCGGATCGCCCTCGCCCCGGCCGCGCAACGCAACGCCGCCCTCGTCGCCATGGCCGATGCACTGCGCGCCCGCAGCGCCCGCATCCTCGCCGCCAATGCGCAGGACCTCGCCGACGGCAAGGCGGCCGGCCTGAGCGGCTCCTTCATGGATCGCCTCGCCCTCGACGAGAAGCGCCTCGCCGCCATCGCCGATGCCGTCGCCGACGTCGCCGGCCTGCCCGACCCGCTCGGCCGGGTGCTGGCGGAATGGACGCGGCCCAACGGCCTGCGCTTCGAGCGCGTCGCCACGCCGCTCGGCATCATCGCCGTGATCTTCGAGAGCCGGCCCAATGTCACCGCCGATGCCGGAGCGCTGTGCCTGAAGAGCGGCAACGCCGCGATCCTGCGCGCCGGTTCTGATTCCTTCCGCTCCTCGACCGAGATCGCCGCCGCCATGCGCGAGGGGCTGGAGGCGGCCGACCTGCCGGCCGACGCGATCCAGCTGGTGCCGACGCGGGACCGCGCCGCCGTCGGTGAAATCCTCGCAGGCTTGAGCGGAAACGTCGATGTCGTCGTGCCGCGCGGGGGGAAAAGCCTCGTCGCCCGCGTCCAGAGCGAGGCGCGCGTGCCGGTCTTCGCCCATCTCGACGGCAACTGCCATGTCTATGTCCATGCGCAAGCCGATCTCGCCATAGCCCGTGACATCCTGCTCAACGCCAAGCTGCGCCGCACCGGCGTCTGTGGCGCAGCCGAGACGCTGCTGGTCGACGAGGCCTGTGCCGGAACCCATCTCGCGCCGCTCGTCGCCGCGCTGCTCGAAGCCGGCTGCGCGGTGCGTGGCGATGCCGCCTCTCTTTCTGTGCACGCGCGCGTGACGCCCGCGAGCGAAGAGGACTGGTCGACCGAATATCTCGACCGGATCATCGCGGTGAAGACCGTCGCCGGGCTCGATGCCGCCATCGACCATATCGAGCGCTACGGCTCGCACCATACCGATGCTATCGTCACCGCCGACGAGGCCGCCGCCGCCCGCTTCCTCGCCGAGGTCGATTCCGCCATCGTCATCCACAACGCTTCGACCCAGTTCGCAGATGGCGGCGAGTTCGGCTTCGGCGCCGAGATCGGCATCGCCACCGGCCGCATGCATGCGCGCGGCCCGGTCGGCGTCGAACAGCTCTGCTCCTTCAAGTACCGCGTCCATGGCGCGGGCCAGATTCGTCCCTGA